TCTTAAAGATGTAAAAGTAGCTGCCGATACCATTCAAAAGGTATCGGCAGTTACGCCTTTAAGCCCTAGTTTAAGATACTCCAAACAGTTCGATGCTCATATTCTTTTAAAGCGCGAAGATCTCCAACAGGTACGTTCTTATAAAATTAGAGGAGCGTATAATAAAATAAGTTCGCTTACAGCTGAAGAAGCAAAAAAAGGTGTTGTTTGTGCTAGCGCCGGAAACCATGCCCAAGGTGTCGCTTTATCATGCAAATTATTAAAAATTAAAGGCACTATTTACATGCCTGCTCCTACCCCTAAACAAAAGGTGGAACAGGTAAAAATGTTTGGTGAAGAATATATTGAAGTAAAACTTATTGGAGACGCATTTGATGATGCTAATTATGAAGCTTTACGGGAATGTGAATCATTAAACAAAATATTTATTCACCCTTTTAATGATGAAAAAGTCATTGAAGGACAAGCAACCGTTGGTTTAGAGATTCTCGAACAAGTAACTGAATCTATTGATTATGTTTTTGTTCCTGTCGGTGGAGGTGGTTTATCTGCAGGTTTGTCTTCGGTGTTTAAAACATTATCTCCTAGCACAAAAATTATTGGGGTAGAACCCGAAGGTGCGCCTTCTATGTCGGTTTCCATTAAAAATAATAAAAATACAGCTTTAGAACATATTGAGAAATTTATTGATGGTGCTGCGGTTAAACGAGTGGGCGACCTTACGTTCCCTATTTGTAAAGCCTTACTACATGATATGATTACCGTTCCAGAAGGTAAAGTATGTCAAACCATACTGGAGCTTTATAATAAAGACGCCATTGTGGTAGAACCAGCTGGAGCATTAAGTATTGCTGCATTGGATTTTTATTCTAAAGACATTAAAGGTAAAAACGTTGTTTGCGTAGTTAGTGGCAGTAACAACGATTTTACACGGGCTGCCGAAATTAAAGAACGCGCCCTATTATATGCCAATTTAAAACATTATTTTATAGTGATATTCCCCCAAAGGGCAGGAGCCTTAAAAGAGTTTGTGGTTGACATTTTGGGACCCAATGATGACATCACACATTTTAGATATACTAAAAATACAAACAGGGAAAATGGCACAGCAGTTGTAGGTATCGAATTGAAATATCCTGCCGATTTAGAATCTTTAATTGCTAGGATGAAACAACGTAAATTTTACGGTGATTACTTGAATGATCAACCAAATTTGTTTCAGTTCTTAATTTAAGATTCGATTTTATTTTTGATTCAAGGAACGAAATCGTTTGAGTTTTATACATTTTCTTTACGTGTAAATATTATATTAAGAATTTGATATTTTTTAAGGAGCACTCTTGTTTTAAAAAGACTTTGTGCCAAATTATAGTTATCTTAGCAATAGCTATTAACTATATAATTTGAAACAATGAGTACGACTTTATTTGAAATTCCTGAACAATATAAAATACACACATTACTTCATCAAACTACCTATTTAACCAATGGGGAGTTAATTGAATGGAAAGGTAAAACAGCTGAAGTTTATTCTACGATATCTTCAACTTCAGATTATAAACCAACGTTGTTGGGAACTATTCCTCAACTAGGAGAAAAAGAAGCTTTAGAAGTGTTGAATTCGGCATTAAAAGCCTATGACAAAGGTCAAGGTTTATGGCCTACTATGAAAGTAGTAGATCGCATTGCTTGCATGGAAAAGTTTGTAGAGCAAATGAAAACCAAGCGCGACGTTATTGTAAAACTTCTCATGTGGGAAATTGGGAAAAACCTACCTGATTCTCAAAAAGAATTTGACAGAACGGTCGATTATATTTACGATACCATTGAAGCATACAAACAAATAGATAGAGATTCTGCCAAGTTTGAAAAAAATGATGGTGTGTATGCGCATATTCGCAGAGGTCCATTAGGCGTGGTTTTATGTTTAGGACCGTATAACTATCCATTAAACGAAACGTTTACACTCCTTATTCCTGCGTTAATTATGGGAAATCCTGTAATTTTTAAACCTGCAAAATTAGGTGTTTTATTAATTTCACCATTATTAGAAGCTTTTCAAAACAGTTTCCCAAAGGGCGTTGTAAACGTTATTTATGGTCGTGGGCGTGTGTTAGCCACACCTATTATGCAATCAGGTAAAATAGATGTGTTATCGCTAATAGGTAATAGTAAATCTGCAAACGCTTTACAGGCTCAACACCCTAAAGGTAATAGATTACGTATGGTGTTAGGTTTGGAGGCTAAAAACCCTGCTATTGTATTGCCTGATGCCGATTTAGATTTAACGGTTGATGAATGTATTGCAGGAACCTTGTCGTTTAACGGACAGCGTTGTACCGCATTAAAAGTGTTGTATGTACATGAATCTGTTGTAGATGAATTTAACAAACGTTTTATAGCCAAAGTAGATGCACTTAAATTTGGAAACCCATGGGAATCAGGGGTGAAATTAACACCGCTTCCAGAAGTTGAAAAACCAGGATATATTAAAGAATTAATTGCCGATGCTTTAGAAAAAGGGGCCAGTATTTTAAATGAAAAAGGAGGTGTCTTAACCGATAATTTTATTTTTCCAGCGGTTTTGTACCCAGTTAACACAGGTATGAAAGTGTATAGCGAAGAGCAATTTGGACCTGTAATTCCTGTAATCCCATTTTCAGATATCGAAGAACCTTTAGATGATATGGCAGAGTCTAACTACGGACAACAAGTAAGTTTGTTTGGTAAAGACATTAAAACATTATCGCCATTAATTGATACTTTGGTTAATTTAGTTTGTCGTGTTAATTTGAATAGTTCTTGCCAACGCGGTCCAGATGTATATCCATTTACAGGAAGAAAGGATTCCGCATTTGGTACGTTAAGTGTTCATGATGCATTACGATCGTTTTCAATAAGAACCTTTGTAGCATCAAAAGATAACGATTACAACAATGCTATTTTAAAAGAATTATTAGATAAGAAAACCTCTAATTTTATTAGTACCGATTATATTCTGTAAAGTAATGAGCAGCATTCCATATGAATTTTTAAAATAAAATCCTCTAAAAATTTATGCTCCCATATGATATAGAATCTATATCATATGGGAGCATATTAAAATTATTGATATTATATCAATTATATAGTAAAAGTTCGTTTTTTCTTGTGATCACTATCATCATAACGTTGTACACATTCATGATAAATTTTAATAGCTTCAGAGGCATCACCCCAACCACCAACATCAACTTTCTTTTTTTCTAAATCTTTATAAACTTGAAAAAAGTGTTCAATCTCTTTAAGTCTATGAGGATTTAATTCTGATATGTCTTCTCTATTACTCCATACAGGATCTGAAACTGGCACACAAATGATTTTTTCATCTGGCCCCTTCTCATCGGTCATATAAAAAACGCCAATGGGTTTAACCTCCATTACAACCATTGGATATGTTGGCTCTATACCTAATACTAGTACATCTAACGGATCTTTATCTAAAGCTAAGGTTTCTGGAATAAAACCATAATCCCCTGGATACATCATAGATGAAAACAAGGTACGGTCGAAACGAATTTTATGTAAAGTAAAATCATATTCGTACTTATTTCTACTTCCTTTAGGTATTTCAATTAATACATCAAAAGTTAATGGGATTATCTCACTCATATTTTATTTTCTTATTTAATAGCGCAAAGATACTGAACCCCTGAGCGTCAAGCAATAAAAAACTATGTTGTTTTTATGTTAATAATAGCTGATTTTTACTAAATATTTAAGTTGATGATTTTACAAACGATTATAGGAAATCAACATAACGATTTAACTATATCTTAAAGTTAAACGAGTCACTAAAATTTCAAAAACCATAGTTTGTTTATCAGGAATTAAAAATGAAACCCAAAAGACCCTGTAATACCAAATTTACGGGCATTAGGGTTTTTAACTTCATCTAAATAATTACCTCTAAAATTAAAGTCTATTCTAAATACTTTAAAAATATTACCTACACCAAAACTATACTCATAATACATATTTTGATTTGGTGCAATTAAAGGAATGCTATTAGGATTTCCTGTAGTATTTAAAGTGATATTTTCATCTGAAATGTCACCCCAAACACCACGGATGCCTACAATTTCCCGAAGATTTAATTTTCTTAAAAAAGGAATTCTAGAGAAAAAACGCCCGTTAAAATTATGTTCTAATTGCAATGAAGTATAAGTATCTGAAACAAATTCATAATAATCTAATTGAGAAAATGTATTATAAATTGAAAAATACGATTGGTTCCCTGGAATAGCACTTAACAACCCAAGTGGTACTTCTCCAAAGGTTTTTCCTGCTTCAATAGTTGTTGTTAACCTACCAAAACCACCCACTAGCCAAGGCTGGATATATGAAAACTGAACTTTAGTATAATCGAAATCACTACTAAACAATGTTTTATCACCACGGCTTACTTGCGTAAAAATACTAGCATAATCGTCGTTAGCATTAAGACGTTCTACACCAAAACCTGTCATCTTTCGTTTTGGAAAATAAGACACTGAAAAAGTAGATTCGTATTGTTTAATATCAGATTCTACTCCTGTAGGGGTATTATAATCTAAGCTAAACGTGGGTGAAGCTGATGATAAAGTTCTGTAACTTGCACCAACTCTAAAAACAAGATTTCGTAAAGGCTCCATTTCAACCGCTACACTAGTTAAATTTATAGAGGTTAATTTATCATTTGAACCTGTTCCAACCACCGATGATGATGCTAAACTCCTGCCTAAAACATCGGTACTGGTTGTTAAACTTGCGCCTGTTTGCTCGACATCACGTCTATTACCTCCTGAAATAATAAATCGATTCTTCTTATCAATTAACCATTTTCCTGAAACACCATATTTAAATTTATCGTCTTTAAAACCATAGGCTAAAAACCCTTCCAAACGCCAAAGATCATTTTTCCCAAAATAAGTACGGCCACCTGCACGCAAACGCATTCCTTCAACTTCATTAAAACCAAAGGTTGAGAAGATAGGTCCATAATCTAAAGGGAGTTCATTAAACTCGACATAGCCGGAAGCTAAAATGCTTCCTAAATTATAAAGTCGTTTAAACTTTTTAACTGTTTTTAAAGTGTCTAACATCTTGTAAACACCTTTTTCATCTTTATTTAAAGCTTCCAAACGATTTTCAGACCAAAAACTATCGTCTCGGTCGTACACATCTTTATCGTAATTATAAACTTCTGTTTCGTAAAACTTCTTATTTTTTTCAATATCAAATTTATAATTATCATACAATGTGGTTCGCTTACCATAAACACCTCTTGACTTTTCTTTTTTATTAAAAGCAAAATCACTCATCATATAATCACGCTTTACAAGAAAAATAGAGTCATTTAAAACTTCAAATTCTTGCTCAATGTAAATTTCTTTTACCCAGTTAATATTAGCACTTTTTGATGCTTGAAGTTTTATTTCTTTAATAGCATACGTCGTATCTGCTACCCAAAAATCGCCTTTAAAAGTAAGCTCGTTTTTACGACGTGGGTAATAAATAATATTATAGCACCATTTACTATCTATAAACGCACTGTCTTTTAATACATAGTTATAGGTGTTTATTCCTGTTCTTGACAACGGACTCACAAAACCCTTATCAAAAAAGTTTAGATAATTATCGTATATATCATAATCAGGATATAAATCATCAACAAAATCAATAATTATTTGATTATCACTAAATCCGGAATTTTTATTTCCTTTTAAAATTTCTTTTTCTTTTTTAATGAGATTATCACCATGAACAGAGGAAACAGCTTCATTTATAAATATAGGCAGGTAGGTTTTACCTGTAACTCCCGATGTATCTACTTCGTTAAAAACAAACTCCATACCTCTGAATAGTTTACTTTTTATAAGTGCGCTATCTATGGTATTTATATCGAATTCTACTTTTTCGTACTTGTTATATTCGTATTGTTTAAAATGTTTTAATCCATTTTTACGTTTATGTTCCCAGATTTTACGAAGTAAATCGATAGCAGGATTGTTTTTCTTAGACTGCTTTCCTGCCACAATAAATACTTGATTAAGCTCTGCTGCAGATTCTTTAAGGATGAATTTCAATTCGTAATTCACCTTCTTGGTTAAGGGAATGTCTAAAGTTTCATAACCTAAAAAAGACACGATAAGGGTATTCCAAGTATCCGTAGATTCTAGATAAAACTTACCATTTTCATCGGTTATAGTGCCTTGTGTTGAGCCCTTAAATAAAACATTAGCAAATGAAACGGGTTGATTATATTCATCAAACACGTATCCGCTTACTTTGGTTTGTGCGTGTAAGGAAATAATTCCGAAGAAAAAAAAGGTTAAGATTAGTTTTGGGTTCATAATACAAAAAAACTTCATTAACTATGGGTTGCTAATGAAGTTTATATAACGTAAAAATTATTAATTTATTTATATAATACTTTTTTCACAGCTTTAATAACCTCCTCACTGTCTGGCAACCATTCGGCTAACAATACAGGTGAATAGGGTGCAGGTGTATCTGCTGTGTTAATTTTTATAATTGGGGCATCTAAATAATCAAATGCTTCCGATTGTACAATATAAGTAATTTCCGTTGAAACGTTTCCAAAAGGCCATGCTTCTTCTAAAATTACTAATCGGTTGGTTTTCTTTACCGATTTTAAAATTGTTTCTTTATCTAAAGGACGTACGGTACGTAAATCGATGATTTCACATGAAATACCTTCTTTTTCAAGTACCTCTGCCGCTTTATAGGCTTCTTTTATAATTTTTCCAAAAGAAACTATAGTAACATCCGTACCTTCTCGCTTAATATCTGCAACACCTAAAGGCAAAATATATTCACCTTCTGGCACTTCGCCTTTATCGCCATACATTTGCTCACTTTCCATAAAAATAACCGGGTCATCGTCACGAATCGCAGCTTTTAACAATCCTTTTGCATCGTATGGATTTGAAGGCACTACCACTTTTAAGCCTGGTGTGTTTGCAAACCAGCTTTCAAAAGCTTGTGAATGTGTTGCTCCTAATTGTCCTGCCGAAGCTGTTGGGCCACGGAAAACAATAGGGCATTTAAACTGCCCACCAGACATTTGTCTGATTTTTGCAGCATTATTTATAATTTGATCAATTCCAACAAGAGAAAAGTTAAAAGTCATGTACTCTACTATTGGTCTGTTACCCGTCATAGTCGATCCAACCGCAATACCAGCAAAACCTAGCTCTGCAATAGGCGTATCGATTACTCGTTTTGGCCCAAATTCATCTAACATACCTTTAGATGCTTTGTAGGCACCGTTATATTCTGCTACTTCTTCACCCATTAAGTAAATGCTTTCATCTCGTCGCATTTCTTCACTCATAGCTTCGCAAATAGCTTCTCTAAATTGAATTGTCTTCATTAAATTTATTTTAATTCGAATTGCAAAAATAACAATAAATGAGATACCTTTTTAAAAGAATGATTTAAAATTTGCTATGCATGCATAGCAAATATTCAAAATAAAATAATTAACTTCGTATCCTTATTAAGTTTATACCTATTTAATACAATATAATTATGAAAATATTAGTGTGCATTAGTCATGTTCCAGACACCACTTCTAAAATCAATTTTACTGAAGGCGATACCAAGTTTGATACCAACGGCGTTCAATTCGTAATTAACCCAAACGACGAATTTGGATTAACACGTGCCATGTGGTTTAAAGAAAAACAAGGTGCTCATGTGACTGTTATTAATGTAGGAGGTACAGAAACCGAGCCTACTTTACGTAAAGCTCTAGCTATTGGCGCCGATGCTGCCATACGTGTAAATACAGCAGCATCAGATGGTTTTTCGGTAGCTAAACAATTAGCCGCTGTAGTAAAAGAAGGGGGTTACGATTTGATAATTGCTGGTCGTGAATCTATTGACTATAACGGCGGTATGGTTCCAGGTATGATTGCAGGATTAATAAACGCTAATTTTGTAAATAACTGCATTAGCTTAGAAGTTGACGGAAATACAGCAAAAGCCATAAGAGAAATTGATGGAGGAAAAGAAACCTTATCGACATCATTACCATTAGTTATTGGTGGTCAAAAAGGTCTTGTTGAAGAAAGTGATTTACGTATCCCAAACATGCGAGGCATCATGATGGCACGCCAAAAACCATTAACAATTGTTGAACCTATAGAAGCAAATAACGAAACAACATCTGTGAAATTTGAAAAACCAGCCCCTAAAGGTGCTGTGAAATTAGTTTCGCCAGATAATTTGGATGAATTAGTAAATTTACTTCATAATGAAGCGAAAGTAATTTAATCCTCTCCTAGCCTCTCCAAAGGAGCGGAAAAAGAGAATTCAAAACAATATAACAAGTCACCAAAAGCCCTTTCCTTCGGAGAGGCTTGGGTGAGGAAAAATAAAAATTATGTCAGTTTTAGTATATACAGAATCAGAACAAGGAAAATTTAAAAAGGTAGCTTTTGAAGTTGCTTCATATGCCAAAGCCGTAGCAGACCAATTGGGAACTACCGTAACAGCAATTGCCATAAATGCCAGTAACATATCAGAATTAAGCAGCTATGGTGTTGATAAGGTTTTAAACATATCTAATACCCAATTAGACGCTTTCAATGCTAAAGGGTATACCGAAGCCATAAAACAAGCAGCCGAAAAAGAAGCCTCAAAAGTTATTATTTTAAGTTCTAGTGCCAATAGTAAATATTTAGCACCACTTTTAGCAGTAAGTTTAAATGCAGGCTACGCTTCTAATGTGATTGAGGCACCATCAAGCACAGCACCTTTTACCGTAAAACGTACTGCTTTTACCAATAAAGCTTTTGAAATGACTACCATAAACACCGATACTAAAATTGTTGGTGTATCGAATAATTCATTTGGATTAGTAGAAAAAAGTGGTAGTGCTTCTGCAGAAGATTTTTCACCTACGATTTCAGATTTGGGCGTAAAAGTAGAATCAGTTGATAAAGCTTCAAACCAAGTAAGTATTGCGGATGCAGAAATAGTAGTATCTGGAGGTCGCGGATTAAAAGGTCCAGAAAATTGGGGCATGATTGAGGAATTGGCCTCTGTTTTAGGAGCAGCAACAGCATGTTCAAAACCAGTTTCCGATTTAGGTTGGAGACCTCACGGCGAACACGTTGGACAAACAGGAAAACCTGTAGCTTCTAATTTATATATTGCCATAGGTATTTCAGGAGCGATTCAACATCTTGCTGGAATAAATGCTTCTAAAGTAAAAGTTGTTATCAATACAGATCCTGAAGCTCCTTTCTTTAAAGCTGCCGATTATGGTGTTGTTGGAGATGCTTTTGTAGTTGTCCCTCAACTTATTGAGAAATTAAAAGCATTTAAGGCACAACAATAAATTATTTTTTTATAAATTGTATTGTTTAAAGAACTGCTTAAATTAGCATTATATTTTTAAATCTGCCATTGCAGTTGGTAAAGTCCTAATTTAAACAGTTCTTTGCGTTTTTATAAATTTATGAGTTTAGTAAGATTAAATATAAAAGGAATATCCTATAGCCAAACCCAAAACGGCGCTTACGCATTAATTTTAAACGAAGTAGATGGCGACAGAAAACTACCCATCGTAATCGGAGCATTTGAAGCACAATCTATTGCTATTGCTTTAGAAAAAGAAATTCGCCCACCAAGGCCTTTAACCCACGATTTATTTAAAAACTTTGCCGACCGATTTGACATTGTTGTAAAACAAGTCATTATTCATAAATTGGTTGACGGTGTTTTTTATTCTAGTTTAATTTGCGAACGTGATAAAATTGAAGAAATCATAGATGCTAGAACCAGTGATGCTATTGCTCTAGCACTTCGTTTTGATGCGCCTATTTTTACGTATAAAAATATTCTTGACAAAGCCGGTATTTATTTGAAAGTCAATCCGAAAAAAGAGGATGAAGATGATGATGCGCAAGACAGTGTTTTAATGGACGAATTAATTGCCAATGAGCTAGAACCAAATGCTCCTAGAGAAAGCTTTAAAGGAAAAACACTTCAGGAATTACATATGTTACTAGATGAAGCTGTTGCTAATGAAGATTACGAAAAGGCAGCACATATACGTGATGAAATTTCAAAACGTGAATAATAATCAAATTATTTCGCTTTCTTATGAAAAAAATATTTTTGTCCATTGCGATTATCTTATTAGTATTCATAGCACCAGTTACAGCACAAGACAAAAATAAAACAATAGTTCAAGACACTATTTTAAATGAATCTTCTTTAGAAAACAATATTACTGAGTCTTCCGATGCTAACATATCCGAACAACAAGAAGAAACTACCACTTTAGAATCTACACCTATTATCCCCAGTCAAGGTTTTTCAATAAACAGTCTTTGGCGTGGCGCTTTGGGTATGATTTCTTTAATTTTTATAGCCTTTTTGTTTAGTAGCAATCGTAAAGCTATTAATTGGAAAATTGTTGGGATTGGTTTAGCATTTCAACTTTTAATAGCTATTGGAGTTTTAAAAGTTGAATTCATTAAATCTATTTTCGAGTTTGTAGGCGGTCTTTTTGTAAATGTTTTAGATTTCACAAGAGCTGGCAGTAAGTTTCTGTTTGAAGGATTAGTTGTAGACATGGACACTTTTGGCTTTATCTTCGCCTTTCAAGTATTGCCAACCATCATATTTTTCTCTGCCTTAACCTCTGTTTTATTCTATTTAGGTATCATTCAAAAAATAGTTAAAGCTATGGCGTGGCTTTTATCAAAAGCATTAAAAATTTCTGGGGCTGAAAGCTTAAGTGTTGCTGGAAATATCTTTTTAGGTCAAACAGAAGCACCTCTTTTAATAAAGGCCTATTTAGAAAAAATGACCAAATCTGAAATGCTTTTGGTTATGATTGGTGGTATGGCAACCGTTGCTGGTGCAGTTTTAGCTGCCTATATTGGTTTTTTAGGTGGTGATGACCCTGTTTTAAGACTATTTTATGCAAAACATTTATTAGCAGCATCGGTTATGGCTGCCCCAGGTGCTATAGTTATTTCTAAAATTTTATATCCACAAACTGAGGATGTCAATACAGATGTATCGGTATCTCAAGAAAAAATTGGATCAAATTTTCTAGATGCTATTGCAAACGGAACAACTGAAGGTTTAAAACTAGCTGTAAATGTTGGTGCTATGCTTCTGGTTTTTGTTGCCTTCATTGCCATGTTTAATGGTATATTAGGTTGGGCAGGAGATTTTTCTTCCATAAATAACTGGATAGCAAATAATACAGGATACCAAAGTTTATCTATAGAACTTATTTTAGGATACATTTTCGCACCTTTAATGTGGCTTATTGGAGTTGCTAAAGAAGATATGATGATGATGGGCCAACTACTTGGTATAAAAATAGCAGCCAGCGAATTTATTGGCTACATTCAACTTAGAGATTTAAAAGACATTGCGAATGCTACACATCTTAACTACGAAAAATCCATCATCATGGCAACCTATATGCTTTGTGGCTTTGCCAATTTTGCATCTATAGGCATACAAATTGGAGGCATTGGTTCATTAGCACCTGGTCAACGCAAAACGTTATCACAGTTTGGCATGAAGGCATTGCTTGGTGGTACAATAGCATCTTTAGTCTCGGCTACTATTGCAGGAATGATTATCGGTTAATAATTCATGCGCATACAAGAATTTCACAACAAGGGTTAATAAGTTTATAATATTAAGTTAAACATTAAGATTCTATTTTGATGCTTTTTTATATTTTTAACTTCAGAAAATTTAAGTTCAATTTAAAATAATTCCTGCAATATCAGGAATGTATTATGAAGCAATATCACGACTTAGTAAAACACGTTTTAGAAAACGGTAATAAAAAAGAAGATCGGACAGGCACGGGCACAAAAAGCGTTTTTGGATACCAAATGCGATTTGATTTAAGTGAAGGTTTCCCCATGGTAACCACCAAAAAACTACATCTAAAATCGATTGTTTATGAACTGCTTTGGTTTTTAAAGGGAGATACAAACATTAAATATCTAACCGAAAATGGTGTGCGGATTTGGAATGAATGGGCTGATGAAAATGGTGATTTAGGGCCAGTTTATGGACATCAATGGCGCAACTGGAATAGCGATGAAATTGACCAAATTAAAGAGGTTATTGATGCCATAAAAAACAACCCCAACAGCAGACGTATATTGGTTTCTGCTTGGAACCCATCTGTATTACCAGACACTTCAAAAAGCTTCAGTGAGAATGTCGCTAATGGCAAAGCCGCATTACCTCCTTGCCATGCTTTTTTTCAGTTTTATATAGCCGAAGGAAAATTGTCTTGCCAACTATACCAACGCAGTGCTGATATCTTTTTAGGTGTACCGTTTAACATTGCATCTTATGCTTTATTTACTATGATGGTGGCTCAAGTTTGCGGGTATGAACCTGGAGAATTTATTCACACATTTGGTGATGCACATATTTACAGCAACCACTTTGAACAACTAGAACTACAACTTTCTAGAGATATCAAACCATTACCAAAAATGATATTAAATTCAGAAATTAAAGATATATTTGACTTTACTTTTGATGATTTTACTTTGGTAGATTATAACCCACACCCTCACATTAAAGGTATTGTAGCCATCTAAATATAAAAAACATGAATAAACCATTTATTTTATTAATACTTCTTTTTAGTTTATCAACCTATTCACAAGAAAAAGTAATTGAAGAAGTTGAATTTGTTGAGACATCTGAACAAGATCAAGATGAAAACACTAATGAAATATCTTTTGCTGTAATAGAAAATGTCCCGGTTTATAAAGGTTGTGGGGCTTCTACAACCAATACTGAACTAAAAAATTGCATGTCGGCTGCTATTTCTAAACATATTGCTGATAATTTTAATACTAATATTACAAATGGCTTAGGGCTTCCCGATGGTAGAGTGAGAATTAATGTAATTTTTAAAATTGATAAAGAAGGCAATGTCGTTGATATTAGATCTAAAGCACCACACCCGGTATTGGAAAAAGAGGCTATTAGAGTCATTCAATTAATCCCACAATTGGAGAAACCAGGTTATCAAAGAGGAAACCCCGTAACAGTCCCTTATTCTTTGCCAATTATTTTCAATGTTCAAAACCCAAAAAAGTCTTCAAAATCCACAAAATAATAAATCTACAAAAAAGCGTTTTCAAAAAAATGTAAACGCTTTTTTGTTTAATTAAAATTTTTAACTAAACATTTACTACGCTGTTATCAGCAGAAGCAAAATCGTTCCATACATAAGCATCGGCTGCCTCATCATTTACAAATACGCCATCCACTAAGTATTTGTACTCATAGG
The genomic region above belongs to Mariniflexile litorale and contains:
- the ilvA gene encoding threonine ammonia-lyase IlvA; the protein is MNKEKNTYFPSLKDVKVAADTIQKVSAVTPLSPSLRYSKQFDAHILLKREDLQQVRSYKIRGAYNKISSLTAEEAKKGVVCASAGNHAQGVALSCKLLKIKGTIYMPAPTPKQKVEQVKMFGEEYIEVKLIGDAFDDANYEALRECESLNKIFIHPFNDEKVIEGQATVGLEILEQVTESIDYVFVPVGGGGLSAGLSSVFKTLSPSTKIIGVEPEGAPSMSVSIKNNKNTALEHIEKFIDGAAVKRVGDLTFPICKALLHDMITVPEGKVCQTILELYNKDAIVVEPAGALSIAALDFYSKDIKGKNVVCVVSGSNNDFTRAAEIKERALLYANLKHYFIVIFPQRAGALKEFVVDILGPNDDITHFRYTKNTNRENGTAVVGIELKYPADLESLIARMKQRKFYGDYLNDQPNLFQFLI
- a CDS encoding NADP-dependent glyceraldehyde-3-phosphate dehydrogenase, giving the protein MSTTLFEIPEQYKIHTLLHQTTYLTNGELIEWKGKTAEVYSTISSTSDYKPTLLGTIPQLGEKEALEVLNSALKAYDKGQGLWPTMKVVDRIACMEKFVEQMKTKRDVIVKLLMWEIGKNLPDSQKEFDRTVDYIYDTIEAYKQIDRDSAKFEKNDGVYAHIRRGPLGVVLCLGPYNYPLNETFTLLIPALIMGNPVIFKPAKLGVLLISPLLEAFQNSFPKGVVNVIYGRGRVLATPIMQSGKIDVLSLIGNSKSANALQAQHPKGNRLRMVLGLEAKNPAIVLPDADLDLTVDECIAGTLSFNGQRCTALKVLYVHESVVDEFNKRFIAKVDALKFGNPWESGVKLTPLPEVEKPGYIKELIADALEKGASILNEKGGVLTDNFIFPAVLYPVNTGMKVYSEEQFGPVIPVIPFSDIEEPLDDMAESNYGQQVSLFGKDIKTLSPLIDTLVNLVCRVNLNSSCQRGPDVYPFTGRKDSAFGTLSVHDALRSFSIRTFVASKDNDYNNAILKELLDKKTSNFISTDYIL
- a CDS encoding inorganic diphosphatase, whose protein sequence is MSEIIPLTFDVLIEIPKGSRNKYEYDFTLHKIRFDRTLFSSMMYPGDYGFIPETLALDKDPLDVLVLGIEPTYPMVVMEVKPIGVFYMTDEKGPDEKIICVPVSDPVWSNREDISELNPHRLKEIEHFFQVYKDLEKKKVDVGGWGDASEAIKIYHECVQRYDDSDHKKKRTFTI
- a CDS encoding DUF5686 family protein; this translates as MNPKLILTFFFFGIISLHAQTKVSGYVFDEYNQPVSFANVLFKGSTQGTITDENGKFYLESTDTWNTLIVSFLGYETLDIPLTKKVNYELKFILKESAAELNQVFIVAGKQSKKNNPAIDLLRKIWEHKRKNGLKHFKQYEYNKYEKVEFDINTIDSALIKSKLFRGMEFVFNEVDTSGVTGKTYLPIFINEAVSSVHGDNLIKKEKEILKGNKNSGFSDNQIIIDFVDDLYPDYDIYDNYLNFFDKGFVSPLSRTGINTYNYVLKDSAFIDSKWCYNIIYYPRRKNELTFKGDFWVADTTYAIKEIKLQASKSANINWVKEIYIEQEFEVLNDSIFLVKRDYMMSDFAFNKKEKSRGVYGKRTTLYDNYKFDIEKNKKFYETEVYNYDKDVYDRDDSFWSENRLEALNKDEKGVYKMLDTLKTVKKFKRLYNLGSILASGYVEFNELPLDYGPIFSTFGFNEVEGMRLRAGGRTYFGKNDLWRLEGFLAYGFKDDKFKYGVSGKWLIDKKNRFIISGGNRRDVEQTGASLTTSTDVLGRSLASSSVVGTGSNDKLTSINLTSVAVEMEPLRNLVFRVGASYRTLSSASPTFSLDYNTPTGVESDIKQYESTFSVSYFPKRKMTGFGVERLNANDDYASIFTQVSRGDKTLFSSDFDYTKVQFSYIQPWLVGGFGRLTTTIEAGKTFGEVPLGLLSAIPGNQSYFSIYNTFSQLDYYEFVSDTYTSLQLEHNFNGRFFSRIPFLRKLNLREIVGIRGVWGDISDENITLNTTGNPNSIPLIAPNQNMYYEYSFGVGNIFKVFRIDFNFRGNYLDEVKNPNARKFGITGSFGFHF
- a CDS encoding pyruvate dehydrogenase complex E1 component subunit beta, with the protein product MKTIQFREAICEAMSEEMRRDESIYLMGEEVAEYNGAYKASKGMLDEFGPKRVIDTPIAELGFAGIAVGSTMTGNRPIVEYMTFNFSLVGIDQIINNAAKIRQMSGGQFKCPIVFRGPTASAGQLGATHSQAFESWFANTPGLKVVVPSNPYDAKGLLKAAIRDDDPVIFMESEQMYGDKGEVPEGEYILPLGVADIKREGTDVTIVSFGKIIKEAYKAAEVLEKEGISCEIIDLRTVRPLDKETILKSVKKTNRLVILEEAWPFGNVSTEITYIVQSEAFDYLDAPIIKINTADTPAPYSPVLLAEWLPDSEEVIKAVKKVLYK